From Acinetobacter lwoffii, a single genomic window includes:
- a CDS encoding YaeQ family protein, with amino-acid sequence MALKATIYKVDLNIADMDTHRYEDYQLTMALHPSETIERLMVRILAYARYADEALEFTKDLFETDEPALWEKDLTGQLVKWIEVGSPDEDKVKKASARCKQVAVVTYGSAVDEWYKRSSKLKILKNVEVWKLSTATTDALPQLCERTMQLQLNVMDGEWTLIGDQGQVLVEWEQLQ; translated from the coding sequence ATGGCGTTAAAAGCGACGATTTATAAGGTTGATTTGAATATTGCGGATATGGATACGCATCGTTATGAGGATTATCAGCTGACGATGGCGCTGCATCCTTCAGAAACCATTGAACGCTTGATGGTGCGTATTCTGGCCTATGCACGCTATGCCGATGAAGCACTGGAATTTACCAAGGATCTGTTTGAAACCGATGAACCGGCACTCTGGGAAAAGGATCTGACCGGGCAACTGGTCAAATGGATTGAAGTCGGTAGCCCGGACGAAGATAAAGTCAAAAAGGCCAGTGCGCGTTGCAAGCAGGTCGCAGTCGTCACCTATGGTTCTGCGGTGGATGAATGGTATAAGCGCAGCAGCAAATTAAAAATCTTAAAAAATGTGGAAGTGTGGAAGTTATCTACCGCAACCACCGACGCATTGCCACAGTTATGCGAACGCACCATGCAGTTACAGCTCAATGTGATGGATGGTGAATGGACCTTGATTGGCGATCAGGGCCAGGTGCTGGTGGAGTGGGAACAGTTACAATAA
- a CDS encoding CobW family GTP-binding protein, with protein MKILSASQAIPVHIISGFLGAGKTTLLKHLLQQKPEQEIWAVLMNEFGQIGVDQQLLPQDQGYAVKELLGGCLCCSSQLPMQIALSRLLSEVKPDRLFIEPTGLGHPGQLLEQLTEPHWQSHLNMQALVTVVDGSRLHDRDWTQQNLYADQLKAAHIVVISHTDLMTTADHAALTQLQTEYQPYAQQWLFTEHGQLDIELIKQDYRGSARQIQPLLKQQQTTRSADTPLVIQQMPYHYVESAQGYQVAGWKLPKRWQFNFYDLLDLLCEQKDWLRIKGIFNTDQGWKSFNFNPEQFNYQSADEGIDNRVEVIYQQSRDWLAFETALMQCRMDPEK; from the coding sequence TTGAAAATTCTGTCAGCGTCGCAGGCTATTCCTGTCCATATCATTTCCGGATTTTTGGGTGCAGGTAAAACCACACTACTCAAACATTTATTACAGCAAAAACCGGAACAGGAAATCTGGGCTGTGCTAATGAATGAATTCGGCCAGATTGGGGTAGACCAGCAGTTATTGCCGCAAGATCAGGGTTATGCGGTCAAAGAGCTGTTGGGTGGTTGTCTATGTTGCAGTAGCCAGTTACCGATGCAGATTGCCTTGTCACGCCTGCTGTCAGAAGTGAAACCGGATCGTCTGTTTATCGAACCTACCGGACTGGGGCATCCTGGCCAATTACTGGAACAGCTGACCGAACCGCACTGGCAGAGTCATTTAAACATGCAGGCATTGGTCACAGTGGTAGATGGTTCACGTTTGCATGATCGAGACTGGACTCAGCAAAACCTGTACGCAGACCAACTCAAGGCAGCGCATATTGTGGTGATTTCACATACTGACTTGATGACAACCGCAGACCACGCAGCACTCACGCAACTTCAGACAGAATATCAACCTTATGCCCAACAGTGGTTGTTCACCGAGCATGGACAACTCGATATCGAACTGATCAAGCAGGACTATCGGGGTTCCGCCCGTCAGATTCAGCCTTTGTTAAAACAGCAACAGACCACCCGTTCAGCAGATACGCCCTTAGTGATTCAGCAAATGCCTTATCATTATGTAGAAAGCGCGCAGGGTTATCAGGTTGCGGGCTGGAAATTGCCAAAACGCTGGCAATTCAATTTTTATGATCTGCTGGATCTGCTCTGTGAACAAAAAGACTGGCTCAGAATCAAGGGAATTTTTAATACGGATCAAGGCTGGAAAAGCTTTAATTTTAATCCTGAGCAGTTTAATTATCAGTCGGCAGATGAAGGCATTGATAACCGGGTAGAAGTGATTTATCAACAGTCACGGGATTGGCTGGCCTTTGAAACTGCCCTGATGCAATGTCGTATGGATCCAGAGAAATAA